CATTCTAAATCAACTTCATTTCACTTTTTTTACTGGCAAATACCTGGCTTTCCCACAGATCCAACCCTCTCAGATATCGCATGGTAAGGGAGAGAAAATTATCTCTCGTATCCAAAAAAAAATTACGCCGAAATTCCGGCAGAATAGATAATCAAAAAAAATAGTTACTCGCGTTTCAGGAGTGCTGAGACTGTAGCATCGACAATAGCAAATAACTCATTTGCGCTAAAGGTTTCTGAGTTCAGGATCAAATCATACGGAGAGAAATCGAGAATATCGATCTCGTAATACTCCATATACCGTCCGGCCTCGCAGGCCTCGCGTTCAACCGTCATTTCAAATGCCTGCTTTTCCGTCAGACCCTCGCGTGCCGCAATCCGGGTCGAACGGCACTCAGGAGAGGCACATAAAAGGATTTTTAGATCAGCGTTCTCTACCATCCATCCGGAAAGCCTGCCTTCAAGGATTATATCGTCCGATGACTCGCCGATCTCTTTTTGACGGGCATCGATCTCCAGATCGATCGCAGGGTCAGTTTCGGCAATTTTACCAAATGCGGCAAGATCCATATTCCGTTCCTTTGCAAGGCCACGGAACACCTCCCCCGCCGACACATATCTGTATGAATACTTCTCAGCAATTGAACGACCAAGAGTTGTCGTGCCTGATCCAGGCGACCCGCTGATCGTTATCCTCACTTACATACCCCCGATATTCAGGGACTTTCTGATGATCTGGGACATTACTAATGAACAAAGCATATACCAGAGAATCCACAGCGGGAAGAAGC
The sequence above is a segment of the uncultured Methanocorpusculum sp. genome. Coding sequences within it:
- a CDS encoding (d)CMP kinase, which gives rise to MRITISGSPGSGTTTLGRSIAEKYSYRYVSAGEVFRGLAKERNMDLAAFGKIAETDPAIDLEIDARQKEIGESSDDIILEGRLSGWMVENADLKILLCASPECRSTRIAAREGLTEKQAFEMTVEREACEAGRYMEYYEIDILDFSPYDLILNSETFSANELFAIVDATVSALLKRE